A genomic window from Candidatus Denitrolinea symbiosum includes:
- a CDS encoding molybdenum cofactor biosynthesis protein MoeB, translating to MDLTRDEILRYSRHLLIPEVGLEGQQKLKATSALIIGAGGLGSPAALYLAAAGVGRIGLVDYDVVDESNLQRQVIHGTETIGKLKVENAKRRLLDINPRIQVDAYNEVFTSANAMRIAKEYDVLLDGTDNFPTRYLSNDVCVFLGKPNVYGSIYRFDGQASVFYAKEGPCYRCLFPEPPPPGLVPSCAEGGVLGVLPAVIGSLQATEALKLLLGIGDPLIGRLLLYNALDMSFDFIKLKKNPNCRVCGPNADVTELVDYEAFCGLPSHDRADDSASADWDISARDLQTRLARDPNLLLLDVREPHELRISSIRDSVNIPLGQLTARLSELDTAREMVILCKSGTRSRRALDLLVGAGFKKVKNLHGGINAWARDVDASLPIY from the coding sequence ATGGACCTCACTCGCGACGAAATCCTCCGCTACTCCCGCCATCTCCTCATCCCCGAAGTCGGACTCGAAGGCCAGCAGAAATTGAAAGCCACGTCCGCGCTCATCATCGGCGCGGGCGGACTTGGCTCTCCCGCCGCGCTCTACCTCGCCGCGGCCGGCGTCGGGCGCATCGGCCTCGTGGACTACGATGTGGTGGACGAGTCCAACCTCCAGCGGCAGGTCATCCACGGGACGGAGACGATCGGCAAACTCAAAGTCGAAAACGCCAAACGCCGCCTGCTGGACATCAACCCGCGCATCCAGGTTGACGCGTACAACGAAGTGTTCACTTCCGCCAATGCCATGCGCATTGCCAAAGAGTACGACGTCCTCCTCGACGGCACCGACAACTTCCCCACGCGCTATCTCTCCAACGATGTCTGCGTCTTTCTCGGCAAGCCGAACGTCTACGGCTCCATCTATCGCTTCGACGGGCAGGCCAGCGTCTTCTACGCCAAAGAAGGGCCGTGCTATCGCTGTCTCTTCCCCGAACCGCCGCCGCCCGGACTCGTCCCTTCCTGCGCGGAGGGCGGCGTGCTGGGCGTCCTGCCCGCGGTCATCGGCAGCCTCCAGGCCACCGAAGCGCTCAAACTCCTGCTCGGCATCGGCGACCCGCTCATCGGCAGGCTCCTGCTCTACAACGCCCTCGACATGTCCTTCGATTTCATCAAGCTGAAGAAGAATCCCAATTGCCGCGTCTGCGGACCGAACGCCGACGTGACCGAACTGGTGGACTACGAGGCGTTTTGCGGACTCCCCAGCCACGACCGCGCCGACGACTCCGCGAGCGCGGACTGGGACATCTCCGCGCGGGATTTGCAAACCCGCCTCGCGCGTGACCCGAACCTGCTCCTGCTCGACGTGCGCGAGCCGCACGAGCTGCGGATCTCCTCCATCCGCGACTCGGTCAATATTCCCCTCGGCCAGCTGACCGCGCGCCTCTCGGAATTGGACACCGCCCGCGAGATGGTGATCCTCTGCAAATCGGGGACGCGCTCCCGCCGCGCCCTCGACTTGCTGGTCGGCGCGGGATTCAAAAAAGTGAAAAATTTGCACGGGGGCATCAACGCCTGGGCCAGGGACGTGGACGCGAGCCTGCCGATCTATTGA
- a CDS encoding ribosome recycling factor, protein MSDDTIKDMLKDAETRMHGAIHALEQDLATVRTGRASPALVERLTVEYFDTPTPIIQLATISVPEPRSLMIKPFDPSTLKTIEKAILASDLGLTPNNDGKNIHLNLPPLTEERRRDLVKHTHTRLEEARVAIRNIRRDVHNDLRDFEKEKLISEDDLERGEDQLQKLTDRYVEEVNKRGQAKEKEIMEV, encoded by the coding sequence GTGAGTGACGATACCATCAAGGACATGTTGAAAGACGCTGAAACCCGTATGCACGGCGCGATCCACGCCCTCGAGCAGGACCTCGCCACCGTCCGCACGGGACGCGCCAGCCCGGCCCTCGTCGAACGTTTGACGGTGGAGTACTTCGATACGCCGACGCCCATCATCCAACTCGCGACCATTTCCGTTCCCGAGCCGCGTTCGCTGATGATCAAGCCCTTCGACCCGTCCACGTTGAAGACCATCGAAAAGGCGATCCTAGCCTCGGACCTGGGCCTGACTCCCAACAACGACGGTAAGAACATCCACCTCAACCTGCCTCCGCTCACCGAGGAGCGCCGCCGCGATCTGGTAAAGCACACCCATACGCGGCTGGAGGAGGCTCGCGTCGCCATCCGTAACATCCGCCGCGATGTTCACAACGACCTGCGCGATTTTGAAAAGGAAAAACTGATCTCGGAGGACGATCTCGAACGCGGCGAAGACCAATTGCAAAAACTGACTGACCGCTACGTGGAGGAAGTCAACAAGCGCGGGCAGGCCAAAGAAAAAGAGATCATGGAAGTGTAG
- a CDS encoding ubiquitin-like (Ubl) protein, translated as MPSLRIPPALKYYVDNLSETDLPAASVTELLAALAGRYPAVKFHLLDADGNLRRHFNVFVNGVHVRELNGLDTPLRPEDKVILLASAAGG; from the coding sequence ATGCCCAGCCTCCGAATCCCCCCCGCGTTGAAATATTACGTGGACAACCTCAGCGAGACGGACCTCCCCGCCGCCTCCGTGACCGAGCTGCTGGCCGCGCTGGCCGGGCGCTATCCTGCCGTCAAGTTTCACCTGCTCGACGCCGACGGGAATTTGCGCCGCCACTTCAACGTCTTCGTCAACGGCGTCCACGTCCGCGAACTGAACGGCCTCGACACCCCGCTCCGTCCCGAAGACAAAGTCATCCTCCTCGCCTCCGCCGCAGGCGGATGA
- a CDS encoding zinc ribbon domain-containing protein, which translates to MDAIEFTRNYTDHSTDRGFQFEFQCDRCGNGYKTQFQAWALGNVSGALDAASSLFGGVFGRAADLGERARSAGWQQAWDKALVEAVQQIKPNFVQCPRCSAWVCRKSCWNQSRGLCKNCAPDMGVEMAAAQASRTTEEIWAHSKVAEEDREMLKDESWRAGVRATCPKCNAPLQKNAKFCPECGTAIKSEKFCKNCGAKMEADAKFCAECGTKQ; encoded by the coding sequence ATGGACGCGATCGAATTCACCCGTAATTACACCGACCATTCCACGGACCGCGGTTTTCAGTTCGAATTTCAGTGCGACCGGTGCGGAAACGGCTACAAGACCCAGTTCCAGGCCTGGGCGTTGGGGAACGTCTCGGGGGCGTTGGACGCGGCTTCCAGTCTGTTCGGAGGCGTGTTCGGCCGGGCCGCGGACCTGGGCGAGCGCGCCCGGTCCGCCGGTTGGCAGCAGGCCTGGGACAAGGCCCTCGTGGAGGCCGTCCAGCAGATCAAGCCAAACTTTGTCCAATGCCCGCGCTGCTCGGCGTGGGTCTGTCGGAAGAGTTGCTGGAATCAGTCGCGCGGCCTTTGCAAGAATTGCGCGCCGGACATGGGCGTGGAGATGGCCGCCGCGCAAGCCAGCCGCACCACCGAGGAGATCTGGGCGCATTCCAAGGTGGCGGAGGAAGATCGGGAAATGTTGAAGGACGAATCCTGGCGGGCGGGGGTGCGCGCCACCTGTCCCAAATGCAACGCGCCCTTGCAGAAGAACGCCAAGTTCTGTCCCGAATGTGGGACGGCCATCAAGTCCGAAAAATTCTGCAAGAATTGCGGCGCCAAAATGGAGGCGGACGCGAAGTTCTGCGCGGAGTGCGGGACGAAGCAGTGA
- a CDS encoding anaerobic sulfite reductase subunit A, whose translation MTLVILKKKDLNRFVERLLESYRVGGPVQKNGGFAFETLAHPEELRLDYPTTILPPKKFLLPVRETLFEIEDARQGKMTLPKEDPPTVLLGVHACDLHAIQLLDHVFSNGQADSNYANRRRKTMIVSLECLSPCDGHSFCKSMGTLAADEANDLHMVDLGEDYAVDVITEAGQKLIQLADVTPAASSDIDRLNAALSEKWPRFPYRLDFDVSDLPSLMTMSMKSPLWEQLGERCLGCAACTNVCPTCFCFDVNDELDLNLTSGQRVRKWDSCQLDEFATVAGGHDFRKSRALRQRHRFMRKGRYILEAHHFLGCVGCGRCARACLVDITPVGVFNELYHERELGGRA comes from the coding sequence GTGACCCTAGTCATCCTGAAGAAGAAAGACCTGAATCGATTTGTGGAACGTCTTTTGGAATCGTATCGGGTGGGCGGGCCGGTTCAAAAGAACGGCGGGTTTGCGTTTGAAACGCTCGCCCATCCCGAAGAGTTACGGCTCGATTACCCCACCACCATCCTGCCGCCAAAGAAGTTCCTGCTCCCGGTAAGAGAAACTCTCTTCGAGATCGAAGATGCCCGCCAGGGGAAAATGACGCTGCCGAAAGAAGACCCGCCCACCGTCCTGCTCGGCGTCCACGCCTGCGACCTGCACGCCATCCAATTGCTGGACCACGTCTTCTCGAACGGGCAGGCCGACTCGAACTACGCCAACCGCCGCCGCAAAACCATGATCGTCAGTCTGGAATGCCTGTCGCCCTGCGATGGGCATTCATTCTGCAAAAGCATGGGGACGCTCGCCGCCGACGAAGCCAACGACCTGCACATGGTGGACCTCGGCGAGGATTACGCGGTGGACGTGATCACGGAAGCCGGGCAGAAACTGATCCAACTCGCCGACGTGACGCCCGCCGCCTCGTCCGACATCGACCGGCTGAACGCCGCGCTCAGCGAGAAGTGGCCGCGCTTCCCCTACCGCCTCGACTTCGACGTCAGCGACCTGCCGTCCCTGATGACGATGAGCATGAAGAGTCCGCTGTGGGAGCAGCTGGGCGAACGCTGCCTGGGCTGCGCGGCCTGCACGAACGTCTGCCCAACCTGCTTCTGCTTCGACGTGAACGACGAACTCGACCTCAACCTGACCAGCGGCCAGCGCGTCCGCAAATGGGACTCCTGCCAGCTGGACGAATTCGCCACCGTCGCGGGCGGACACGACTTCCGCAAGAGCCGCGCCCTGCGCCAGCGTCACCGCTTCATGCGCAAGGGACGCTACATCCTGGAGGCGCATCACTTCCTCGGCTGCGTGGGCTGCGGCCGCTGCGCGCGCGCCTGCCTTGTGGACATCACCCCGGTCGGCGTCTTCAACGAACTGTATCACGAACGGGAACTCGGAGGCCGCGCATGA
- a CDS encoding 2,5-didehydrogluconate reductase translates to MTDNISNETRFLHAVEMGLGAWQFGDRVMWGFGQTHNEDDIRAAFDVSIEAGIRFVDTAEIYGMGQSEQFLGGMLKDANEPVLVASKFFPFPWRVHKQFMKRALKNSLERLGVEQLDLYQIHWPHALVSPETLMEWMAELVKEGLTRTVGVSNFSPNQMVRAYTTLARKGIPLASNQVSFSLLDRRVEKNGLLARCRELGIRVIAYSPIAKGLLTGKYSAEKLPPGPRAVSAAAKLQNIQPLLKLMTKIGQDHGGKSNAQVALNWCICKGTLPIPGAKNAMQAQENAGALGWRLTPDEAAALDEASDEAVK, encoded by the coding sequence ATGACGGACAACATCAGCAACGAGACACGCTTTTTGCACGCGGTGGAAATGGGGTTGGGAGCCTGGCAGTTCGGCGACCGCGTGATGTGGGGATTTGGACAGACGCACAACGAAGACGATATCCGCGCCGCGTTCGACGTCAGCATCGAGGCGGGCATCCGCTTTGTGGACACGGCGGAAATTTACGGAATGGGGCAATCGGAACAGTTCCTCGGCGGGATGTTAAAGGACGCCAATGAGCCTGTGCTGGTGGCGAGCAAATTTTTCCCGTTCCCGTGGCGCGTCCATAAGCAGTTTATGAAGCGCGCGCTGAAAAACAGCCTGGAACGCCTGGGGGTGGAGCAGTTGGACCTTTATCAAATTCACTGGCCGCACGCGCTCGTCTCGCCCGAAACGCTGATGGAATGGATGGCGGAACTGGTGAAGGAGGGACTCACCCGCACGGTGGGAGTCTCCAATTTCAGTCCCAACCAGATGGTGCGCGCGTACACGACGCTGGCGCGCAAGGGAATCCCGCTGGCGTCGAATCAGGTCTCGTTCAGCCTGCTGGACCGCCGCGTCGAGAAGAACGGCCTGCTGGCGCGCTGTCGGGAATTGGGCATCCGCGTGATCGCGTATTCGCCGATCGCGAAGGGACTGTTGACGGGTAAGTATTCCGCCGAGAAACTGCCGCCCGGTCCGCGCGCCGTCTCGGCCGCGGCGAAACTTCAGAATATCCAGCCCCTGCTCAAGTTGATGACGAAGATCGGACAGGATCACGGCGGCAAGTCCAACGCGCAGGTGGCGTTGAACTGGTGCATCTGCAAGGGGACGCTCCCCATCCCCGGCGCGAAGAACGCGATGCAGGCGCAGGAGAACGCGGGCGCGCTCGGATGGAGGCTGACTCCCGACGAGGCGGCGGCGCTGGACGAGGCCAGCGATGAGGCGGTGAAGTGA
- a CDS encoding 30S ribosomal protein S2: MATVSMKALLESGVHFGHRTNKWDPRMKPYIFTERNGIHIIDLQQTVKLLNQAFNVVRDTVANGGSVLFVGTKRQAQETVKEEAVRAGMPYVTERWLGGMLTNWSTMHQRIQELDRLEKMRETGEINRLTKKEGLLIEREINRLLTRLEGVRNMKRLPDLLFLVDVGREVAAVREANLLKIPMVALVDTNCNPQDIDYVIPSNDDAIRAIKLLVARMADAVLEGKAMRKEQEPAEETAAAAERPAESKPARGARKPKRVVEAADVDEVGEGDLLGEATLAKLSEARKPAIEEQAEVEAAAVEPAVEAAPQPEVKAEAAVEGKVEETAAQPEVEDDAAADASAA, translated from the coding sequence ATGGCCACTGTATCCATGAAAGCCCTGCTCGAGAGCGGCGTCCACTTTGGACACCGCACCAACAAGTGGGACCCCCGCATGAAGCCGTACATCTTCACGGAGCGTAACGGCATTCATATCATTGACCTGCAACAGACCGTCAAACTGTTGAACCAGGCTTTCAACGTTGTGCGCGACACCGTCGCGAACGGCGGCTCTGTTCTCTTTGTCGGCACCAAGCGCCAGGCGCAGGAGACCGTCAAGGAGGAGGCCGTCCGCGCGGGGATGCCCTACGTCACCGAGCGCTGGCTGGGCGGCATGCTCACCAACTGGTCCACCATGCACCAGCGCATCCAGGAGTTGGACCGTCTCGAAAAAATGCGCGAGACGGGCGAGATCAACCGTCTGACCAAAAAGGAGGGCCTGTTGATCGAACGCGAGATCAACCGTCTTCTCACCCGGTTGGAAGGCGTGCGCAACATGAAGCGTCTGCCCGACCTGCTCTTCCTCGTGGATGTGGGGCGCGAGGTGGCGGCCGTGCGCGAAGCCAACCTGCTCAAGATCCCCATGGTCGCGCTGGTGGACACAAACTGCAACCCGCAGGATATTGATTACGTCATCCCGTCGAACGACGACGCCATCCGCGCCATCAAATTGCTGGTGGCTCGCATGGCGGACGCGGTCCTCGAAGGCAAGGCCATGCGCAAGGAGCAGGAACCGGCCGAGGAGACCGCCGCGGCCGCCGAGCGGCCCGCCGAGTCCAAACCGGCTCGCGGCGCCCGCAAGCCGAAGCGCGTTGTGGAGGCGGCGGATGTGGACGAGGTCGGCGAGGGAGACTTGCTGGGCGAGGCGACGCTTGCCAAGCTGAGCGAGGCGCGCAAGCCCGCCATTGAAGAACAGGCCGAGGTCGAAGCCGCGGCTGTGGAACCGGCCGTCGAGGCCGCGCCCCAGCCCGAGGTCAAGGCTGAAGCGGCGGTTGAAGGAAAAGTCGAAGAGACCGCGGCCCAGCCCGAGGTCGAAGATGACGCGGCGGCCGACGCGTCCGCAGCGTAG
- a CDS encoding histidine kinase, giving the protein MIAVREMIRKKGDEVWSVSSDATVFEALKLMAEKNAGAVLVINDGKVAGILSERDCIRRLDLQGRASRETKVAEIMTTKVLYVESSQSLDECVAIMIDKNIRHLPVYEEGKLIGIISVRDALKEMVDYQKFMISQLEHYITGGGR; this is encoded by the coding sequence ATGATCGCAGTCCGAGAGATGATCCGCAAGAAGGGCGACGAAGTCTGGTCGGTCAGTTCCGACGCGACGGTGTTCGAAGCCCTCAAATTGATGGCCGAGAAGAACGCCGGCGCGGTATTGGTCATCAACGACGGCAAAGTGGCCGGCATCCTGTCCGAGCGCGACTGCATCCGCAGGTTGGACCTGCAGGGACGCGCCTCCCGCGAGACGAAGGTGGCCGAGATCATGACCACCAAAGTCCTTTACGTGGAGAGCAGCCAGTCTCTGGACGAATGCGTCGCCATTATGATCGACAAAAACATCCGCCACCTGCCCGTCTATGAAGAAGGGAAACTCATCGGCATCATTTCTGTCCGCGACGCGTTGAAGGAGATGGTGGACTATCAGAAGTTCATGATCTCGCAATTGGAGCATTACATTACCGGCGGCGGACGGTGA
- a CDS encoding CDP-diglyceride synthetase produces the protein MVKRTLTALTLLALAMPPVLLGGVWFFALIGLFVVIAAWEYVRLFRAAGSQPSMLTTVGGTLAILLARAFRPEYAGAALAFFILTAMAVHLYAYERGRDQAALDFTATVGGLAYLGWIGAYLYDLRALPEGGWWLMFVLPTVWMADSSAYAIGAKYGKHKLAPRLSPKKSWEGYFAGVFTGTLYGGFFAWAYNVNSMLFGQPLLGHLAISVWQGMAFGFALSAVTILGDLGESLIKRQGQIKDSGNLFPGHGGAFDRIDSWLWGAVIGVYWIRWFFL, from the coding sequence ATGGTTAAACGGACCCTCACCGCCCTGACCCTGCTTGCGCTTGCCATGCCTCCCGTTCTTCTGGGGGGCGTATGGTTCTTTGCGCTAATCGGACTTTTTGTTGTGATCGCCGCATGGGAATATGTCCGCCTGTTTCGCGCCGCCGGGTCCCAGCCATCCATGCTGACGACCGTGGGCGGGACGCTGGCGATCCTGCTGGCGCGCGCTTTCCGTCCCGAGTATGCCGGGGCGGCGCTCGCCTTCTTCATCCTGACCGCGATGGCGGTTCACCTCTACGCCTACGAGCGTGGCCGCGACCAGGCCGCGCTCGATTTTACCGCCACCGTGGGCGGGCTGGCCTACCTCGGTTGGATCGGCGCGTATCTCTACGACTTGCGCGCCCTGCCCGAGGGCGGCTGGTGGCTGATGTTCGTCCTGCCTACGGTCTGGATGGCCGACTCGTCGGCGTACGCCATCGGCGCAAAATACGGGAAACACAAACTGGCGCCGCGTCTCAGCCCCAAAAAATCCTGGGAGGGCTACTTCGCGGGAGTGTTCACCGGCACGCTCTACGGCGGCTTTTTCGCCTGGGCATACAACGTCAACTCCATGCTGTTCGGGCAACCCCTGCTGGGACATCTCGCCATCAGCGTCTGGCAGGGAATGGCGTTCGGCTTCGCGCTTAGCGCCGTCACCATCCTCGGCGACCTGGGCGAGAGTCTGATCAAACGGCAGGGCCAGATCAAGGATTCTGGGAATCTATTCCCCGGCCACGGCGGCGCGTTCGACCGCATCGACTCGTGGTTGTGGGGCGCGGTCATCGGCGTATATTGGATCCGCTGGTTCTTTTTATGA
- a CDS encoding fructose-bisphosphatase class II, whose protein sequence is MLDNIPTRNLALELARVTEAAALAAGRFMGRGDKEGADRAAVEAMRLVLRSIEMDGIIVIGEGEKDNAPMLYNGERVGNGSPPELDVAVDPIDGTRPLAFGRANSLSVVALAPRGAMFNPGPFVYMNKVAVGPEAKGRINIEKSITDNLKAIAKAKGKAVEDLTTIILDRDRHKDMIAEIRKAGARIRIIPDGDVGAALMTAMPDSGVDALFGVGGTPEGVITACALRAMGGEIQGKLYARDESELIRGREMGYDFEKILTMDDLVSSEDVFFAATGITDGELLQGVRYYGDGAATDSLVVRGLTGTVRMIKARHQIDKLHLLSAIKY, encoded by the coding sequence ATGCTGGATAACATTCCCACCCGCAATCTTGCTCTCGAACTGGCGCGCGTCACCGAGGCGGCCGCGCTGGCCGCGGGCCGCTTCATGGGCCGCGGCGATAAGGAGGGCGCCGATCGCGCCGCGGTCGAGGCGATGCGCCTCGTCCTGCGCTCCATCGAAATGGACGGCATCATCGTCATCGGAGAGGGGGAGAAGGACAACGCGCCGATGCTCTACAACGGCGAACGCGTGGGCAACGGTTCGCCTCCCGAACTGGATGTGGCGGTGGACCCCATCGACGGGACGCGCCCGCTGGCCTTTGGCCGCGCCAACTCCCTGTCGGTGGTGGCGCTGGCGCCGCGCGGCGCGATGTTCAACCCTGGCCCGTTCGTTTACATGAACAAGGTGGCGGTTGGCCCCGAAGCGAAGGGCCGCATCAACATCGAAAAATCCATCACCGACAACCTGAAGGCGATCGCGAAAGCCAAAGGCAAGGCCGTGGAGGACCTCACCACCATCATCCTCGACCGCGACCGTCACAAGGACATGATCGCCGAGATCCGCAAGGCGGGCGCGCGCATTCGGATCATCCCCGACGGCGACGTGGGCGCGGCTCTGATGACCGCCATGCCCGACTCGGGCGTGGACGCGCTCTTCGGTGTCGGCGGCACGCCCGAAGGCGTGATCACCGCCTGCGCGTTGCGCGCCATGGGCGGGGAGATCCAGGGAAAACTCTACGCCCGCGACGAAAGCGAACTGATACGCGGCCGCGAAATGGGTTACGACTTCGAGAAGATCCTGACGATGGACGACCTGGTCTCCTCGGAGGATGTCTTCTTCGCGGCGACCGGCATCACCGACGGCGAACTCCTGCAGGGAGTCCGCTACTACGGCGACGGCGCGGCCACCGACAGTCTCGTGGTGCGCGGCCTGACGGGCACCGTCCGCATGATCAAGGCGCGGCATCAGATCGATAAACTGCATTTGTTGAGCGCGATCAAGTATTAG
- a CDS encoding translation elongation factor Ts: MEITTEMIKELRAATGAGMLDCRKALQDANGDYQKAVDFLREKGMATAAKRADREASSGTVELYSHGNGRVGVMVEVNCETDFVARSEQFRNLAHEIALQIAAASPRYIREDEIPQAVLDHEAEIARARVKEEGKPEAVAEKIVAGRLDKFKDEAVLLRQAYIRDESVKVEALIMQNIAAIGENIIVRRFQRWELGEKLGE; the protein is encoded by the coding sequence ATGGAAATTACGACTGAGATGATCAAGGAGTTGCGCGCCGCCACCGGCGCGGGGATGCTGGATTGCCGCAAGGCGCTCCAGGATGCGAACGGCGATTACCAGAAGGCGGTGGATTTTTTGCGCGAAAAGGGCATGGCTACCGCCGCCAAGCGCGCCGACCGCGAGGCTTCGAGCGGGACGGTTGAACTGTATTCCCACGGCAACGGCCGCGTGGGTGTGATGGTGGAAGTGAATTGCGAGACGGACTTTGTGGCGCGCTCGGAGCAGTTCCGCAATTTGGCGCACGAGATCGCCCTGCAGATCGCGGCGGCTTCGCCGCGCTACATCCGCGAGGACGAGATCCCGCAGGCCGTGTTGGACCACGAGGCCGAGATCGCCCGCGCCCGCGTTAAAGAGGAGGGCAAGCCCGAGGCGGTTGCCGAGAAGATCGTGGCGGGCCGCTTGGACAAGTTCAAGGACGAGGCGGTTTTGCTTCGGCAGGCATACATCCGCGACGAGAGCGTCAAGGTTGAAGCGCTGATCATGCAGAACATCGCCGCCATCGGCGAGAATATTATCGTCCGCCGCTTTCAGCGCTGGGAGTTGGGCGAGAAATTGGGAGAATAG
- a CDS encoding di-trans,poly-cis-decaprenylcistransferase codes for MDSASLNVPLDRLPQHVAIIMDGNGRWAISRGLPRLAGHRAGTENLRRVIRSTVEFGIPYLTIYAFSTENWGRPPEEVQGLMRILEDVIDKELNELHKEGVQLRHIGRLERLAPALQEKVLDAIDLTRANTRLTLNIAFNYGGRDEIVQAIQRIIRDGIPAENVDVETVGKYLYTAGVPDPDLIIRTSGELRVSNFLIWQAAYSEWYVTPTCWPDFNTNEYRHALEVFAQRDRRYGGVSETVANRTSNG; via the coding sequence ATGGATAGCGCTTCTTTAAACGTTCCGCTCGATAGGCTCCCCCAACACGTCGCCATCATCATGGACGGCAACGGGCGCTGGGCGATCTCGCGCGGCCTGCCGCGCCTGGCCGGTCACCGCGCCGGCACCGAAAACCTGCGCCGCGTCATCCGCTCGACGGTCGAATTCGGGATTCCCTACCTGACCATCTATGCTTTCTCCACCGAAAATTGGGGGCGTCCGCCCGAAGAAGTGCAGGGGCTGATGCGCATCCTCGAAGACGTGATCGACAAGGAGTTGAACGAACTCCACAAGGAGGGCGTCCAACTGCGTCATATCGGACGGCTGGAGCGGCTCGCGCCGGCGCTGCAAGAGAAAGTGCTGGACGCCATTGACCTGACGCGCGCGAACACGCGTCTCACCTTGAACATCGCCTTCAATTATGGCGGCCGCGACGAGATCGTGCAGGCCATCCAGCGCATTATACGGGACGGGATTCCCGCCGAAAACGTGGACGTCGAAACGGTGGGGAAATACCTCTACACCGCCGGCGTTCCCGATCCCGACCTGATTATCCGCACCTCGGGCGAATTGCGTGTAAGCAATTTCCTCATCTGGCAGGCGGCCTACTCGGAATGGTACGTCACGCCCACCTGTTGGCCTGATTTCAACACGAACGAATACCGCCACGCGTTGGAAGTCTTTGCCCAGCGCGATCGTCGTTATGGGGGCGTTTCAGAGACAGTCGCCAACAGGACATCCAATGGTTAA
- a CDS encoding uridylate kinase, protein MSDLKYKRILLKLSGEALAGESGFGIDTTEVESIASRVKDVHESGVEVAVVIGAGNLWRGKQGLERGMDRATADYMGMLGTMMNALSLMDALERAGVYTRVMSAIEMRAIAEPYIRRRAIRHLEKGRVVIFGAGTGNPFFSTDTAAALRATEIEADVVIKATKVDGVYDSDPKKNPEAKMFEQLSYIETLNRRLQVMDSTAISLCMENHLPILVLNLWDAAALPRALKGEAVGTLVSGI, encoded by the coding sequence ATGTCTGATCTGAAGTACAAACGTATTTTGCTTAAACTCAGCGGCGAGGCGCTGGCGGGCGAGTCGGGTTTTGGGATCGACACGACGGAGGTGGAATCCATCGCCAGCCGCGTGAAGGACGTGCATGAAAGCGGGGTGGAGGTGGCGGTCGTCATCGGGGCGGGCAATCTGTGGCGCGGCAAGCAGGGATTGGAGCGCGGTATGGACCGCGCTACCGCCGATTACATGGGCATGCTCGGCACGATGATGAACGCGCTGTCGCTGATGGACGCGCTCGAACGCGCCGGCGTGTACACGCGCGTCATGTCGGCCATCGAGATGCGCGCCATCGCCGAGCCGTACATCCGCCGCCGCGCCATCCGTCACCTGGAAAAGGGACGCGTCGTCATCTTCGGCGCGGGGACGGGCAACCCGTTTTTCTCCACCGACACGGCCGCGGCGCTGCGCGCCACCGAGATCGAAGCGGACGTGGTCATCAAAGCCACCAAAGTGGACGGGGTGTACGACTCGGACCCGAAGAAGAATCCCGAGGCGAAGATGTTCGAGCAGCTGAGTTATATCGAAACGCTGAACCGCCGTCTCCAGGTCATGGACAGCACCGCTATTTCCCTCTGTATGGAAAATCACCTGCCAATCCTCGTCTTGAACCTGTGGGACGCCGCCGCGTTGCCGCGCGCGCTCAAGGGCGAGGCGGTCGGCACGCTGGTGTCTGGGATTTGA